A DNA window from Pseudomonas cannabina contains the following coding sequences:
- a CDS encoding DotI/IcmL family type IV secretion protein: MTELREPTSDVQREAAAGAGYEEGRTEYEKELLNLVKTLHQNVDAIDPMVQEKKDRKRLSNISGSLAKSNIVLTWGLVASIALNGMLGWFAVHPDRQYFAADGTRVIRLVPLSEPYLKSADVIQFARDAINRSLTINFQQYRGQLEDARADWTREGFKQFLEQLQAGGYLDSIKTKRMNMTVTAGTGVIVSDRLVDNIWVRKVELPIEIKLTGQVTEQPAQNFIALVTVTRIPTLDSLVGVALDNIVIKPR; this comes from the coding sequence ATGACCGAATTGCGAGAGCCTACATCGGACGTTCAGCGCGAAGCTGCAGCAGGCGCCGGCTACGAAGAAGGTCGCACGGAATATGAGAAAGAATTACTCAATCTCGTGAAGACGTTGCACCAGAACGTTGACGCTATTGACCCGATGGTCCAGGAGAAAAAAGACCGCAAGCGCCTCAGCAACATTTCGGGCTCCCTTGCGAAGTCCAACATCGTTTTGACATGGGGTCTCGTTGCATCAATAGCACTCAATGGAATGCTCGGTTGGTTCGCGGTCCATCCAGATCGTCAATATTTTGCAGCTGATGGGACGCGCGTGATTCGTCTGGTACCACTTTCAGAGCCATACCTGAAATCAGCAGACGTAATCCAGTTCGCTCGCGATGCGATCAACCGCTCACTGACCATCAATTTTCAGCAGTACCGCGGCCAGCTGGAGGATGCTCGTGCTGATTGGACTCGCGAAGGCTTTAAGCAATTCCTGGAACAGCTCCAAGCTGGCGGATACCTGGACTCGATCAAGACCAAGCGCATGAACATGACTGTCACAGCAGGTACAGGCGTGATCGTTAGTGACCGGCTTGTCGACAACATCTGGGTTCGGAAGGTAGAGCTTCCAATCGAGATAAAGCTGACCGGGCAGGTAACTGAACAACCAGCTCAGAACTTCATTGCTCTCGTGACTGTAACCCGGATTCCAACACTCGATTCACTTGTAGGCGTGGCCCTTGACAACATCGTCATCAAGCCCCGGTAA
- a CDS encoding IS91 family transposase produces MKPAYPPLLLQMSPAYTPRPLKNLFTANQCWAHLLEEGGLRDIEVESVTKMLACGTSILGVKHYTCGNDSCPHAKYLCNTCSCRACPSCGKKATDQWIANQQHRLPECTWQHLVFTLPDTLWPLFFHNRHWLDALCRLAVDNLLYAGRRRGVEVGVFCAIHTYGRRLNWHPHIHVSVTLGGIDDAGVWKDLSFHPSALRRRWMWNVRQYLLSQWEHTTVPPENAHLQSENDWRHLVLNAGGQHWHIHLSKKTKNGRKTVNYLGRYLKKPPISGSRLAHYTSGATLSFTYLDHRTKTYQQETLSQTDMLRRVVQHIPEKHFRMIRYFGFLANRVCGRQLPRVYEALRMERRGKAPKLYFAQMSKAFLQRDPFSCVLCGARMVYTAAIAGLTVQGLINNAQSIAQLRYVPA; encoded by the coding sequence ATGAAGCCTGCTTACCCACCGTTGCTGCTTCAGATGAGTCCAGCCTACACACCTCGACCACTCAAAAACCTCTTCACCGCCAATCAATGCTGGGCACACCTCCTCGAGGAGGGCGGCTTGCGCGACATTGAAGTCGAGTCCGTCACCAAAATGCTGGCCTGCGGCACCTCGATTTTGGGCGTCAAACACTACACCTGCGGCAACGACAGCTGCCCGCACGCCAAATACCTGTGCAACACCTGCAGCTGCCGCGCCTGTCCATCCTGCGGCAAAAAAGCTACCGATCAGTGGATCGCCAATCAACAGCACCGCTTACCCGAGTGTACCTGGCAACACCTGGTGTTCACATTGCCTGACACCCTGTGGCCGCTGTTCTTTCATAACCGTCACTGGCTCGATGCCTTGTGTCGCCTGGCCGTCGACAACCTGCTCTATGCGGGCCGACGCCGGGGCGTGGAGGTGGGTGTTTTCTGCGCCATCCACACCTACGGCCGGCGACTTAACTGGCACCCCCACATCCATGTCTCGGTCACCTTGGGTGGGATCGATGACGCAGGTGTCTGGAAAGATCTGTCGTTTCATCCATCAGCCTTGCGTCGGCGCTGGATGTGGAATGTACGCCAGTACCTGCTCAGTCAGTGGGAGCACACCACCGTCCCACCTGAAAACGCTCATCTGCAGAGCGAAAATGACTGGCGTCACCTTGTGCTCAACGCCGGTGGTCAGCACTGGCACATCCACTTGTCGAAGAAGACGAAAAACGGCCGAAAGACCGTCAATTACCTGGGCCGCTACCTGAAAAAACCGCCCATCTCGGGCAGTCGTCTGGCGCACTACACCTCCGGTGCCACGTTGAGCTTCACCTACCTGGATCACCGCACCAAGACCTATCAGCAGGAAACGCTGAGCCAGACCGACATGCTGCGCCGGGTGGTGCAGCACATCCCCGAAAAGCACTTTCGGATGATCCGGTATTTTGGATTTCTGGCCAACCGCGTCTGTGGCCGACAGCTACCCCGGGTGTATGAGGCGCTACGCATGGAAAGGCGTGGCAAAGCGCCAAAACTGTATTTTGCGCAGATGAGCAAAGCGTTCTTGCAGCGGGATCCGTTCAGCTGCGTGCTGTGCGGAGCACGGATGGTTTATACCGCAGCCATCGCCGGCCTGACCGTGCAGGGCTTGATCAACAACGCTCAAAGCATCGCGCAATTGAGGTACGTGCCGGCCTGA
- a CDS encoding replication initiator protein A, which produces MSDEGEKKPKRGRKPNLVPYVQTDMFQANMVEWPVKDDLASMEFPLFSLSTIPDTAIREYHQPGTNKRVRIIPPVIGAATVFDKDLLLFIGSQIIEGRKAGLPISNTVKFDSYDFLIGTGREPGGNAYVNILDMLRRLKGTQIETNIVTGGEEQTKGFGWIHDYTITKKTGNGKGVLEGIVQISDWMYKALLHYEVLTIDRRYFALRMPLERRLYELARKHVGNKPIWKADIVLMQQKCGSTQDLRYFRADVRKIIKRDSLPDYRMALDTSCKPHKIVFYTRNTKLLSDELVASDKAAWFETLERFKPA; this is translated from the coding sequence ATGAGTGATGAAGGCGAAAAGAAACCCAAACGTGGCCGTAAACCGAACCTGGTCCCTTACGTTCAGACGGACATGTTCCAGGCCAATATGGTTGAGTGGCCGGTGAAAGACGACCTGGCCAGTATGGAGTTTCCACTTTTCTCTTTGTCCACAATTCCTGATACCGCCATCCGCGAGTATCACCAGCCTGGTACCAACAAGCGCGTACGAATCATTCCTCCCGTAATCGGCGCCGCAACGGTTTTCGACAAAGATCTGCTGTTGTTTATCGGATCCCAAATTATCGAAGGTCGGAAAGCTGGTTTGCCGATTTCAAACACGGTCAAATTTGACTCTTATGATTTTCTCATCGGCACAGGTAGGGAGCCAGGAGGAAATGCTTACGTGAACATCCTGGACATGCTCCGGAGGCTCAAGGGTACGCAGATCGAGACAAACATTGTCACCGGTGGCGAGGAGCAAACCAAGGGTTTTGGCTGGATACATGACTACACCATCACCAAAAAGACCGGAAACGGCAAGGGTGTTCTTGAAGGTATCGTTCAGATATCAGATTGGATGTACAAAGCCCTCCTCCACTATGAGGTTTTGACGATTGACCGGCGCTATTTCGCGTTGAGGATGCCCCTGGAGCGTCGTTTGTATGAGCTTGCTCGCAAACACGTAGGCAACAAGCCAATTTGGAAGGCAGATATCGTCTTAATGCAGCAAAAATGCGGTTCTACGCAAGATCTGCGTTATTTCAGGGCTGATGTACGCAAGATCATCAAGCGTGACTCGTTACCTGATTACAGAATGGCATTGGATACGAGTTGTAAGCCTCATAAGATCGTGTTCTATACCAGGAACACCAAGCTTTTGTCCGATGAGCTGGTCGCCTCTGACAAAGCTGCTTGGTTTGAAACGCTGGAGCGATTTAAGCCCGCTTAG
- a CDS encoding replication initiation protein — protein sequence MNQGKPGALQTPVDPRFFVADTALNRVFEEASYLARCSDNKTAMRVRPREHAIRYPYMQVNRVDRVSWLVFDLDHANSLIWDDANLPPPNLIVRNRHSGSSHLYYAIIPVCTSDSARDKPIHYMKAIYKAFVDRLKADPEYHGGPVAKTPGHPWWHTRELHSNVYELADLAECVELEPVTPWGKGPDLDAVSHSRHCMLFENLRFFAYSIVNNEREHGSYDHFMQRLTAHAHNSNQFGGRGAFRDDLPLSSIRSTVRSVGRWTWNRYTGNSRCHRGVMELDKSIPLAERQKLSAKRTHEVRHKATESKIRAACRSLHSQAKPLAIATIAALSGITRQTVAKYRHVINETRSNVVVALQPPLTTSTPAAPKTPGWPSQVSKSTCVKNGANQIPAGGVSTPQGEMHPGLLVLIDPLIVSSDSS from the coding sequence TTGAATCAGGGTAAACCTGGTGCTCTGCAGACGCCTGTTGACCCACGTTTTTTTGTTGCTGATACCGCCCTCAACAGAGTCTTTGAGGAGGCTTCGTATCTGGCCAGATGCAGCGACAATAAAACTGCTATGCGAGTGCGTCCCCGCGAGCACGCAATTCGCTATCCCTACATGCAGGTAAATCGGGTAGATCGTGTCTCATGGCTCGTCTTTGATTTGGATCACGCTAACTCCCTCATTTGGGACGATGCAAATCTCCCGCCTCCGAACCTGATCGTTCGCAACCGTCATTCAGGCTCTAGCCACCTCTACTACGCGATCATTCCGGTGTGTACCTCGGATAGCGCCCGGGACAAGCCAATTCACTATATGAAAGCCATTTACAAGGCGTTCGTTGACCGGTTGAAAGCTGATCCTGAGTATCATGGTGGCCCCGTCGCTAAAACGCCGGGGCATCCCTGGTGGCATACCAGGGAATTACACAGCAACGTCTATGAGCTCGCCGATTTAGCAGAGTGCGTTGAGCTTGAACCGGTTACCCCGTGGGGCAAAGGGCCGGATCTGGATGCAGTGTCGCATTCTCGGCATTGCATGCTGTTCGAGAACCTCCGTTTTTTTGCATACAGCATTGTCAACAACGAGCGTGAGCATGGTAGCTACGACCATTTCATGCAGCGTCTTACCGCACATGCCCATAACAGCAATCAGTTTGGTGGTCGTGGTGCCTTCCGTGATGATTTGCCCCTGTCCTCGATCAGATCCACTGTCCGATCAGTCGGCCGCTGGACTTGGAATCGCTACACAGGTAACAGCAGATGTCATAGGGGCGTCATGGAGCTGGACAAATCCATTCCCCTCGCAGAGCGGCAAAAGCTCTCAGCAAAACGTACCCATGAAGTACGTCATAAAGCCACAGAATCCAAAATCCGCGCTGCGTGCCGTTCTCTGCATAGCCAGGCTAAACCTTTAGCGATCGCTACCATTGCCGCCCTATCAGGGATCACCAGGCAGACGGTGGCCAAGTACCGTCATGTCATTAACGAGACACGCTCGAATGTTGTTGTTGCGCTGCAACCGCCCCTCACGACGTCGACACCTGCAGCACCGAAAACACCAGGCTGGCCGAGCCAGGTCAGCAAATCAACATGTGTTAAGAATGGTGCCAATCAGATACCTGCTGGTGGGGTTTCGACCCCGCAGGGGGAGATGCACCCCGGCCTGCTTGTTTTGATCGATCCTTTGATTGTCTCAAGTGACAGTTCGTAA